A section of the Arcobacter roscoffensis genome encodes:
- the ftsY gene encoding signal recognition particle-docking protein FtsY produces the protein MQEVQEEVKKEEPKNEEKKGFFSRALEKTFGNIKSVIPQKQEKIAFEDIEEMLIEADMEYEIIEKAMDGLPEEITRKQLRHRLVMLFEHAPDVDLSNLPKPFVRLIIGVNGAGKTTTIAKLANKSKKEGKSVILGAGDTFRAAAIEQLSTWADKLDVPIIKTKQGHDASAVAYDTISSATARDIDNVIIDTAGRLQTQTNLNNELKKIVKVCNKAYEGAPHQKLMILDGTQGNTAIAQAKAFNEIVGVDGIIVTKLDGTAKGGALFSISNQLELPIFFVGVGEKQDDLIEFSPDAFVDSLLDEIYTPEDN, from the coding sequence ATACAAGAAGTTCAAGAAGAAGTAAAAAAAGAAGAGCCTAAAAATGAAGAGAAAAAAGGTTTCTTCTCAAGAGCTTTAGAAAAAACCTTTGGAAATATTAAATCTGTTATACCTCAAAAACAAGAAAAAATCGCTTTTGAAGACATCGAAGAGATGCTAATTGAAGCAGATATGGAATATGAAATTATTGAAAAAGCAATGGATGGTTTACCAGAAGAAATCACAAGAAAGCAGTTAAGACATAGATTAGTAATGTTATTTGAACATGCCCCTGATGTTGACTTATCAAACCTACCAAAACCTTTTGTAAGATTAATCATAGGTGTAAATGGTGCAGGTAAAACTACAACTATTGCAAAACTTGCTAATAAATCTAAGAAAGAAGGTAAATCAGTAATTTTAGGTGCTGGAGATACATTTAGAGCAGCAGCAATTGAGCAACTTTCAACTTGGGCAGATAAATTAGATGTGCCAATTATTAAAACAAAACAAGGTCATGATGCAAGTGCAGTAGCTTATGATACTATATCTTCAGCAACTGCTAGAGATATTGATAATGTAATTATTGATACAGCAGGAAGATTACAAACACAAACAAACCTAAATAATGAGCTTAAAAAAATAGTAAAAGTTTGTAATAAAGCATATGAGGGAGCACCTCATCAAAAACTTATGATTTTAGATGGTACACAAGGTAATACAGCAATTGCACAAGCAAAAGCCTTCAATGAAATCGTTGGAGTTGATGGTATTATCGTTACAAAACTTGATGGAACTGCAAAAGGTGGAGCATTATTCTCTATCTCTAATCAACTTGAATTACCTATCTTCTTTGTTGGAGTTGGTGAGAAACAAGATGACTTAATAGAATTTAGTCCAGATGCTTTTGTAGATAGCTTATTAGATGAAATCTACACACCTGAAGATAATTAA
- a CDS encoding 5-formyltetrahydrofolate cyclo-ligase, producing MNVNHKSDFRKSCIKKLEFSSRFSKFYKDKIIIKKLENLIDKSKAKNILLYIPLGTEVDTKPLINKLRKNKNKNIYVPFMYEDSFKIVKYRLPLHRKKFGIKEPNNSFYKAQKIDMAIIPIVGVDIIGKRIGFGKGMYDRFFDRLGYKPILVFTQLTLCKSDEILSEKHDIQADYIITS from the coding sequence ATGAATGTAAATCACAAAAGTGATTTTAGGAAATCGTGTATAAAAAAATTAGAGTTTTCGAGTCGTTTTTCAAAGTTTTATAAAGACAAAATAATTATTAAAAAGTTAGAAAACTTAATAGATAAGAGTAAAGCAAAAAATATATTATTGTATATACCTTTAGGAACAGAGGTTGATACAAAACCTTTAATAAATAAATTAAGAAAAAATAAAAACAAAAATATTTATGTTCCTTTTATGTATGAAGATAGTTTTAAAATTGTTAAGTATAGATTACCGTTACATAGGAAAAAGTTTGGAATAAAAGAGCCAAATAATTCTTTTTATAAAGCACAAAAAATTGATATGGCTATAATTCCTATTGTTGGGGTTGATATTATAGGTAAACGTATTGGTTTTGGTAAAGGTATGTATGATAGATTTTTTGACAGACTTGGTTATAAACCTATTCTAGTCTTTACTCAATTAACACTTTGTAAAAGCGATGAAATACTTTCAGAAAAACACGATATTCAAGCAGATTATATAATTACTAGTTAA
- a CDS encoding TlpA family protein disulfide reductase has protein sequence MQFKTLAFLSILSILFFTGCSSEDKKTTDVTQEETVIKKSNEISLTTIDNKTITIINDDNKYKIKEYPNKIVLLNFFATWCPPCKAEIPNLITLQEKYQGDFKVISVLLEKNKSNEEIVEFSNKFNINYDVTNTEDNFKLADKIGPIKSIPTMFMLDKNGDVFQKYIGIVPVEMMELDINRLLKK, from the coding sequence ATGCAGTTTAAAACCTTGGCATTTTTGTCTATTTTATCTATTTTATTCTTTACTGGATGTAGTTCTGAAGATAAAAAAACAACAGATGTTACACAAGAAGAAACAGTAATTAAAAAGTCAAATGAGATAAGTTTAACTACAATAGATAATAAAACTATAACAATAATAAATGATGATAATAAGTATAAAATAAAAGAGTATCCTAATAAAATTGTACTATTAAACTTCTTTGCAACATGGTGTCCTCCTTGTAAAGCAGAAATTCCAAATTTAATAACTTTACAAGAAAAATATCAAGGGGATTTTAAAGTAATCTCTGTTTTACTTGAAAAAAACAAATCAAATGAAGAAATAGTAGAGTTTTCAAATAAGTTCAATATAAATTATGATGTAACAAATACAGAAGATAATTTTAAACTAGCAGATAAAATTGGTCCTATAAAATCAATCCCAACAATGTTTATGTTAGATAAAAATGGTGATGTTTTTCAAAAGTACATAGGTATTGTTCCTGTTGAAATGATGGAATTAGATATAAATAGATTATTAAAAAAGTAG
- a CDS encoding diguanylate cyclase, translating into MTIKHKILFGFIFVFTFVFILSSWAYYVHFDSVLIKNQKQQAKVVNKTYIDSLSLIINDNKAQLKILEKDGDIALAYDDTEWLSIVGVAKTKKKFKEIFKTHPYLKSMVFYKDNKILVNAVNKNDNISELLIKHSFDFSISNSKVVLITNPILFLQNKLNEDKIYNINHLYLKSEEKDWIITKDKYYSFEKKDLELNNIVSLDGKKFIASTCNKVPKLSFCQVALIPYDYYHDTLKNMIINIFLLYIALLIITSLVAKYLSNFIIKPINALKEASTQYENDKFIPITTHGNDEISEAIVAFNAMGKRISNFTHELQGEVEKRTKELKDANKKLEKLATTDSLTGLYNRAKIDEFLNQELSRFNRYGHNFSILILDLDDFKLLNDNFGHQVGDIVLKSFSNILQESVRKSDMIGRWGGEEFLIVLPETNLDNAIQTAKKIAMNLREYNFDFTDKSITASVGVGEFRADDTITSLFARVDKNLYKAKKLGKDLVIG; encoded by the coding sequence GTGACGATTAAACATAAAATTCTTTTTGGTTTTATATTTGTATTTACTTTTGTATTTATTTTATCATCTTGGGCATATTATGTTCATTTTGATTCTGTTTTGATTAAGAACCAGAAACAACAAGCAAAAGTAGTAAATAAAACTTATATTGATTCATTAAGTTTAATTATAAATGACAATAAAGCACAGCTAAAAATACTCGAAAAAGATGGTGATATAGCTCTTGCGTATGATGACACTGAGTGGCTTTCTATAGTTGGAGTTGCTAAAACTAAAAAAAAATTTAAAGAAATATTTAAAACTCATCCCTACTTAAAATCGATGGTCTTTTATAAAGATAATAAGATATTAGTAAATGCAGTAAATAAAAATGATAATATCTCGGAGTTATTGATAAAGCATAGTTTTGATTTTAGTATTAGTAACTCAAAAGTAGTACTAATTACAAATCCAATACTTTTTTTACAAAATAAATTAAATGAAGATAAAATTTATAACATTAATCATCTTTATCTAAAATCAGAAGAAAAAGACTGGATTATTACAAAAGATAAATACTACTCTTTTGAAAAAAAAGATTTAGAATTAAACAATATTGTAAGTTTAGATGGTAAAAAATTTATCGCATCTACATGTAATAAAGTTCCCAAACTATCTTTTTGTCAAGTTGCATTAATACCTTATGACTATTATCATGATACTTTAAAGAATATGATTATAAATATCTTTTTGCTATATATTGCATTATTGATTATTACATCATTAGTGGCAAAATATTTATCAAATTTTATTATAAAACCGATAAATGCTTTAAAAGAAGCATCGACACAGTATGAAAATGATAAATTTATACCAATAACTACACATGGGAATGATGAAATAAGTGAAGCTATAGTTGCTTTTAATGCTATGGGTAAAAGGATTTCTAATTTTACTCATGAACTTCAAGGGGAAGTAGAGAAAAGAACAAAAGAGTTAAAAGATGCAAATAAAAAGTTAGAAAAGTTAGCTACAACTGACTCTTTAACTGGACTTTACAATAGAGCAAAAATAGATGAATTTTTAAATCAAGAGTTAAGTAGATTTAATAGATATGGTCATAATTTTTCTATTTTAATTTTAGACTTAGATGATTTTAAACTTTTAAATGATAACTTTGGTCATCAAGTAGGAGATATTGTTTTAAAAAGTTTTTCAAATATACTTCAAGAAAGCGTTAGAAAATCAGATATGATTGGACGTTGGGGTGGTGAAGAGTTTTTGATAGTACTACCTGAGACCAATCTAGATAATGCTATTCAAACTGCTAAAAAAATAGCTATGAACTTAAGAGAATATAACTTTGATTTTACAGATAAGAGTATTACTGCAAGTGTTGGTGTAGGAGAGTTTAGAGCAGATGATACAATAACAAGTCTATTTGCTAGAGTTGATAAAAATCTTTATAAAGCAAAAAAGCTAGGTAAAGATTTAGTTATTGGATAA
- a CDS encoding RNase H family protein, protein MKLFCDGSVNPQMKIGFGAYFILDENIQNQNIKTKKFENTSSTKLELEVLLWALKDMNIEEKIQVYTDCQNILSLLNRREKLEKNNFRTSTNKIVKNELLYKEFYFLLDKYEIEFIKVKGHKKSSLKDEIDKAFNLVDKASRNTLREFIKGENE, encoded by the coding sequence TTGAAACTTTTTTGCGATGGTAGTGTAAATCCACAAATGAAAATAGGATTTGGGGCTTATTTTATTTTAGATGAAAATATTCAAAATCAAAATATAAAAACAAAAAAGTTTGAAAATACATCTTCTACAAAACTTGAATTAGAAGTTTTATTATGGGCTTTAAAAGATATGAATATAGAAGAAAAAATTCAAGTATATACAGATTGCCAAAATATTTTAAGCCTATTAAATAGAAGAGAAAAACTTGAAAAAAACAACTTTAGAACATCAACAAATAAAATAGTTAAAAATGAGCTTTTATATAAAGAGTTTTATTTTTTATTAGATAAATATGAAATAGAGTTTATAAAAGTAAAAGGTCATAAAAAAAGTAGTTTGAAAGATGAAATAGATAAAGCTTTTAATTTAGTAGATAAAGCTTCACGAAATACATTAAGAGAGTTTATAAAAGGAGAAAATGAATGA
- a CDS encoding YqiA/YcfP family alpha/beta fold hydrolase, producing MIIYIHGFASSGYGAKAQKFVEYFEDEIITPSLSNIPNLAINTLEQIIEAFLRKGEKVSLIGSSLGGFYSIYLANKYDLKAVLINPAVNPMDTLNRYEEVEMVQNYYDSSSFEFTHEHISSLENYDVYELKNPNNFMTLLQAEDEVLDYEEAVEKLEETNLEIEEGGSHSFEGIERYFRKIDSFFNN from the coding sequence ATGATTATATATATACATGGATTTGCAAGTAGTGGTTATGGTGCTAAAGCTCAAAAGTTTGTAGAGTATTTTGAAGATGAGATAATCACACCAAGTTTATCAAATATTCCAAATTTAGCTATTAATACTTTAGAACAAATAATAGAAGCTTTTTTAAGAAAAGGTGAAAAAGTAAGTCTAATTGGCTCTTCTTTAGGAGGTTTTTACTCAATTTATTTAGCTAATAAATATGATTTAAAAGCAGTTCTTATAAATCCAGCTGTAAATCCAATGGATACCTTAAATAGATATGAAGAAGTGGAAATGGTACAAAATTATTATGATAGTAGTAGCTTTGAGTTTACACATGAACATATTTCATCTTTAGAAAACTATGATGTTTATGAATTAAAAAATCCAAATAATTTTATGACTTTATTACAAGCTGAGGATGAAGTATTAGATTATGAAGAAGCAGTGGAAAAGCTAGAAGAAACAAATCTTGAAATAGAAGAGGGTGGGAGTCACTCTTTTGAAGGAATAGAGAGATATTTTAGAAAAATAGATAGTTTTTTTAATAATTAA
- a CDS encoding ABC transporter permease, protein MFKWALYLLITTILLVFLLPFIYSVSPYELNPDKILQAPSLEHLFGTDRLGRDVLARILEGGQTSLIIGFLAAAISSIIGLFIGINAGYFKGNIDKSITIIIDLFLTFPTFFLLLALVSYIQASALILIIVISITGWMGMARLIRSESFAISNRPFIKILKLSNVSTFKIIFKYFAPLLAPIFLISFTFGVGGSILAESGLSFLGLGINPPDMSWGSLLSDGKAVIDIAWWVSFFPGLMIFIITFCLMQISDYLQSKANQKEIQKT, encoded by the coding sequence ATGTTTAAATGGGCTTTATATTTACTAATTACTACGATTTTATTAGTATTTTTATTGCCTTTTATTTATAGCGTATCTCCTTATGAATTAAACCCTGACAAAATCCTTCAAGCACCATCTTTAGAACATCTGTTTGGTACAGATAGACTTGGACGAGATGTTTTAGCAAGAATTTTAGAAGGTGGACAAACTTCACTAATTATTGGATTTCTAGCTGCAGCTATTTCTTCAATAATAGGACTTTTTATCGGTATTAATGCCGGCTATTTTAAGGGTAATATTGATAAATCTATTACTATAATAATTGATTTATTTCTAACATTCCCAACTTTCTTTTTGCTTTTAGCACTTGTTTCTTACATTCAAGCATCAGCACTTATTTTAATCATCGTAATATCAATTACTGGTTGGATGGGTATGGCAAGACTAATTAGAAGTGAAAGCTTTGCTATAAGTAACAGACCTTTTATAAAAATCTTAAAACTATCAAATGTTTCTACATTTAAGATTATTTTTAAATACTTTGCGCCATTATTAGCACCTATCTTTTTGATTTCATTTACATTTGGAGTAGGTGGGTCTATATTAGCTGAATCAGGACTTTCTTTTTTAGGACTTGGAATAAATCCTCCTGATATGTCATGGGGATCACTTCTTAGTGATGGAAAGGCTGTTATAGACATTGCTTGGTGGGTTAGTTTCTTTCCTGGACTTATGATTTTTATCATAACATTTTGTCTGATGCAAATATCAGATTATCTTCAATCAAAAGCAAATCAAAAAGAAATTCAGAAAACATAA
- the rsmD gene encoding 16S rRNA (guanine(966)-N(2))-methyltransferase RsmD → MKKNKPTTKIIAGKYKGKVLELPSLEITRSSKARLKESLFNVLQFDIIDKIFVESFAGSGSIGLEALSRDARRSYFVELDRNSYNILVRNCKSLDMNSCQTMQGDTFVQTPTILNSLKNSEDEIVLYVDPPFDYREGMEEIYNKSFKMIEEIENDNIYIVIIEHVSTLEMPEILGKFSLDKTKKFGKSSLSYYTYKDEN, encoded by the coding sequence ATGAAAAAGAATAAACCAACGACTAAAATTATTGCAGGAAAATACAAAGGGAAGGTTTTAGAACTACCTTCTTTAGAAATTACTAGAAGTTCAAAGGCAAGACTAAAAGAGTCATTATTTAATGTATTACAATTTGATATAATTGATAAGATTTTTGTTGAATCTTTTGCGGGTTCTGGCTCTATTGGTTTAGAGGCTTTAAGTAGGGATGCAAGAAGATCATATTTTGTAGAGTTAGATAGAAACTCTTACAATATTTTAGTGAGAAACTGTAAATCACTTGATATGAACTCATGTCAAACTATGCAAGGTGACACTTTTGTTCAAACGCCAACTATTTTAAATAGTTTAAAAAACTCAGAAGATGAGATTGTCTTATATGTTGATCCTCCATTTGATTATAGAGAGGGAATGGAAGAGATTTATAACAAATCTTTTAAAATGATAGAAGAGATTGAAAATGACAATATTTATATTGTAATAATTGAACATGTATCAACACTTGAAATGCCAGAAATTTTAGGTAAATTTAGTTTAGATAAAACTAAAAAGTTTGGTAAAAGTTCACTTTCATATTACACATATAAGGATGAGAACTAA
- a CDS encoding putative signal transducing protein, with product MFVELKKVYSEMEAQILVTHLSDENIEAIIDKDDAGGMHPHLQATIGVFILVKEEDLEKAKAIIEVETENLSSWSCKNCGEVHEGQFSVCWNCGESKV from the coding sequence ATGTTTGTAGAACTAAAAAAAGTTTATAGTGAAATGGAAGCACAAATTTTAGTTACTCACTTAAGTGATGAAAATATTGAAGCTATTATCGACAAAGATGATGCAGGAGGTATGCATCCTCACTTGCAAGCTACAATTGGTGTATTTATTTTAGTGAAAGAAGAAGATCTAGAAAAAGCAAAAGCTATTATAGAAGTAGAAACTGAAAATTTATCATCTTGGTCATGTAAAAATTGTGGGGAGGTTCATGAAGGACAATTTAGTGTTTGTTGGAATTGTGGAGAATCAAAAGTTTAA
- the rny gene encoding ribonuclease Y codes for MEYIIVGGVVALLSSAISIFVVRKIDKAKLQVFIEQAKAKAKVIEHEAEVALKEAQLKAKTDCDREFKNARRDYDSMLAKIEKKEKELNEHLEKELNAIKEEKSQIVDKNNKLSTLKEGLKKQKKTYEEKTAEAIKILENASGLTEDEATDLMIKKVREDSRGKIASIFRKKYKLAEQNCKNEINNMLSHAVTRYAGEFAAERLINNIPINDEETKGKIIGKEGRNIKALEMLMGVDIIIDDTPNTITISSFNLYRRAVATKTIKELLEDGRIQPARIEEVYKNVKVEFDRNIHKEGEDVILELGIKSMHPELVKLVGKLRYRASYGQNALAHTLEVAHLSGLLAAQMGGDAILARRAGLLHDIGKALTHEMPGSHVHLGAEICRRYDECATVINGIYAHHGHEEPINVESAAVCAADALSAARPGARREVLESFLKRVEEVEKISTSKTGVLNAYAINAGREVRVIVQAELVNDDEAVILATEIAQEIEEKVQYPGEIKVNVIRELRAESYAR; via the coding sequence ATGGAATATATTATCGTAGGGGGAGTTGTAGCACTTTTAAGTTCTGCAATTAGTATTTTTGTAGTAAGAAAAATTGATAAAGCTAAACTTCAAGTTTTCATAGAACAAGCAAAAGCAAAAGCAAAAGTTATTGAACATGAGGCGGAAGTTGCTTTAAAAGAAGCACAGTTAAAAGCTAAAACTGACTGTGATAGAGAGTTTAAAAATGCAAGGAGAGATTATGATTCTATGCTTGCAAAAATTGAGAAAAAAGAAAAAGAGTTAAATGAGCATTTAGAAAAAGAGTTAAATGCAATAAAAGAAGAGAAGTCTCAGATTGTTGATAAAAACAACAAATTAAGTACTTTAAAAGAGGGACTTAAAAAGCAAAAGAAAACTTATGAAGAAAAAACAGCAGAAGCTATTAAGATTTTAGAAAATGCTTCAGGTCTTACAGAAGATGAAGCTACTGACTTAATGATTAAAAAAGTTAGAGAAGATTCAAGAGGTAAAATCGCTTCAATTTTTAGAAAAAAATATAAGTTAGCCGAGCAAAATTGTAAAAATGAGATTAACAATATGTTATCACATGCTGTTACAAGGTATGCAGGTGAATTTGCAGCTGAGAGACTTATTAATAATATTCCTATAAATGATGAAGAAACTAAGGGTAAGATTATTGGTAAAGAAGGAAGAAATATTAAAGCCCTTGAGATGTTAATGGGTGTGGATATTATTATTGATGATACTCCTAATACTATTACTATTTCTTCTTTTAATCTTTATAGAAGAGCAGTTGCTACAAAGACTATTAAAGAGTTATTAGAAGATGGAAGAATCCAACCTGCAAGAATTGAAGAAGTTTACAAAAATGTAAAAGTAGAGTTTGATAGAAATATTCATAAAGAGGGTGAAGATGTAATTCTTGAATTAGGAATTAAATCTATGCATCCAGAGCTTGTAAAACTTGTTGGAAAACTAAGATATAGAGCTTCTTATGGTCAAAATGCACTTGCTCATACTTTAGAAGTTGCTCATCTTTCAGGATTATTAGCTGCTCAAATGGGTGGAGATGCTATTTTAGCAAGACGTGCAGGCCTTTTACATGATATTGGAAAAGCATTAACTCATGAAATGCCAGGTTCACATGTGCATTTAGGGGCTGAAATTTGTAGAAGATATGATGAATGTGCTACTGTAATCAATGGAATTTATGCTCACCATGGACATGAAGAGCCTATAAACGTAGAAAGTGCAGCAGTTTGTGCAGCTGATGCTCTAAGTGCCGCAAGACCAGGTGCTAGAAGAGAAGTACTTGAAAGCTTCCTAAAAAGAGTTGAAGAGGTTGAAAAAATTTCTACATCAAAAACAGGTGTATTAAATGCATATGCAATTAATGCAGGTAGAGAAGTTAGAGTTATTGTTCAAGCCGAGCTTGTAAATGATGATGAAGCAGTTATCTTAGCTACTGAAATTGCCCAAGAGATTGAAGAAAAAGTTCAATATCCAGGTGAGATTAAAGTAAATGTTATTAGAGAACTAAGAGCTGAATCATACGCTAGATAA
- a CDS encoding NAD(P)/FAD-dependent oxidoreductase, protein MNRRNFNKLLVGSIALSFTACSSLTSVSLPKDKKRVVIVGGGFGGATTAKYLKKFSPETEVILIEQNKEYYTCPFGNTVIAGLNDIEYIKHDYKTLESKYKVKVIHAKVKKVDGATNSVILENGDVIPYHRAVVSPGIDFKYDKGYVEGSEMYAPHAYKAGPQTSLLREQLEGMKDGGTYVMVAPPNPFRCPPGPYERISLVAHYLKTHKPNSKIIILDQKNKFSKQGLFQEGWEKLYGDMIEWRSAEFGGKVLEVNPKTLELTTEDEVVKADVLNYIPSQKAGQLAFDSGLTQGDWCPVNTKTFESRLVKNVHVIGDASIATKMPKSGFSANSQGKIAALQISRLLRKQAVVNPPKLANTCYSLIAPKYGISVAAVYEAHEDKIVKVAGAGGLSPMNAPMSFRNLEAEYAVAWYQNQMADVFR, encoded by the coding sequence ATGAATAGAAGAAATTTTAACAAATTACTTGTTGGTTCTATTGCTCTTTCTTTTACTGCTTGTAGTAGTCTTACAAGTGTATCTTTACCTAAAGATAAAAAAAGAGTTGTTATTGTAGGTGGTGGTTTTGGTGGTGCAACTACTGCAAAGTATCTTAAAAAATTTAGCCCTGAAACAGAAGTTATTTTGATTGAGCAAAATAAAGAGTATTATACTTGTCCATTTGGAAATACTGTAATAGCAGGTTTAAATGACATAGAGTATATTAAACATGATTATAAAACTTTAGAGAGTAAATATAAAGTTAAAGTTATTCATGCAAAAGTTAAAAAAGTTGATGGAGCTACAAATAGTGTAATCTTAGAAAATGGAGATGTAATTCCATATCATAGAGCTGTTGTATCTCCTGGAATTGATTTCAAATATGACAAAGGTTATGTAGAAGGTTCTGAAATGTATGCTCCTCATGCATATAAAGCTGGACCTCAAACTTCACTTTTAAGAGAACAACTTGAAGGTATGAAAGATGGTGGAACTTATGTGATGGTAGCACCACCAAATCCATTTAGATGTCCTCCTGGGCCTTATGAGCGAATCTCACTAGTAGCTCACTATTTAAAAACTCATAAACCAAACTCTAAGATTATTATCTTAGATCAAAAAAACAAGTTCTCTAAACAAGGATTATTCCAAGAAGGTTGGGAAAAACTTTATGGTGATATGATTGAATGGAGAAGTGCTGAGTTTGGAGGTAAGGTTTTAGAAGTAAATCCAAAAACTCTTGAATTAACTACAGAAGATGAAGTAGTTAAAGCTGATGTTTTAAATTATATTCCATCTCAAAAAGCAGGTCAGTTAGCCTTTGATTCTGGATTAACGCAAGGTGATTGGTGTCCTGTAAATACTAAAACTTTTGAATCAAGACTTGTAAAAAATGTACATGTTATTGGTGATGCTTCAATTGCTACAAAAATGCCAAAATCTGGATTCTCTGCAAATTCACAAGGTAAAATTGCTGCATTGCAAATTTCAAGACTTTTAAGAAAACAAGCAGTAGTTAATCCTCCAAAATTAGCTAATACTTGTTATAGTTTAATTGCTCCAAAATATGGTATCTCTGTAGCTGCTGTATATGAAGCACATGAAGATAAAATCGTAAAAGTTGCAGGTGCTGGTGGATTAAGTCCTATGAATGCTCCTATGTCTTTTAGAAATTTAGAAGCAGAATATGCTGTGGCTTGGTATCAAAACCAAATGGCAGACGTATTTAGATAA
- a CDS encoding c-type cytochrome produces the protein MKRIAVILVSLYSLSFGVEYDELQGKMLSLSCASCHGTDGKSEMITPYIAGMGKASMYQTLLDYKYDRKEGTMMQKHAKGFTDAELEQIAYYFSKVKR, from the coding sequence ATGAAAAGGATAGCAGTTATTCTTGTGTCTCTTTATAGTTTGTCATTTGGTGTAGAGTATGATGAACTTCAAGGGAAAATGTTGTCACTATCATGTGCATCATGTCATGGTACAGATGGGAAGTCAGAAATGATTACTCCATATATAGCTGGAATGGGAAAGGCTAGTATGTATCAAACTTTACTTGATTATAAGTATGATAGGAAAGAAGGAACAATGATGCAAAAACATGCAAAAGGTTTCACTGACGCTGAGTTAGAACAAATAGCTTACTATTTTTCAAAAGTTAAGAGATAA
- a CDS encoding transporter substrate-binding domain-containing protein, translating into MLTLKYKFIIAVLLLHTFYVSPTFARSWSEIKESGVLKIATRDISSLAYNSKSKDYPGFLHEMALAFAQKNNLKLEIHTVDSFSDFWKKDGEILLKTEKYDTPDIYDKVDIVTEAFTVTPKREKLIYMSPYIENIELFFGDINKPIKNYYDLIGKKILLYESMAFLDVFKKELERRNIPYNMVYVQKDKDTIKPKEKYEVRNDKVNLYVFPVNEKYDGKLIYHYLANKTIDASINDSLGIIFRLFSNSYYSENIRPYFPVKINKTFLAWGMDHKTKVLNKKVDDFIKEYKLSNEFSKKLEYYTGMTLESYNDLVSKIK; encoded by the coding sequence ATGCTTACTTTAAAGTACAAATTTATAATAGCAGTTTTATTACTGCATACATTTTATGTTTCACCAACTTTTGCAAGATCATGGAGTGAAATTAAAGAATCAGGTGTTTTAAAAATTGCAACTAGAGATATTTCATCTTTGGCTTATAACTCTAAGAGTAAAGACTATCCAGGCTTTTTACATGAAATGGCTTTAGCTTTTGCTCAAAAAAATAATTTAAAACTAGAGATTCATACTGTTGATTCATTTTCAGATTTTTGGAAAAAAGATGGTGAAATTCTTTTAAAAACTGAAAAATATGACACACCTGATATTTATGATAAGGTTGATATAGTAACCGAGGCATTTACAGTAACTCCCAAAAGAGAAAAATTAATATATATGAGTCCTTATATAGAAAATATAGAACTTTTCTTTGGAGATATTAATAAACCTATAAAAAATTATTATGATTTAATTGGTAAGAAAATATTACTTTATGAAAGTATGGCATTTTTAGATGTATTTAAAAAAGAACTTGAAAGAAGAAATATACCTTATAACATGGTTTATGTTCAAAAAGACAAAGATACAATAAAACCTAAAGAAAAATATGAAGTTAGAAATGACAAGGTAAATCTTTATGTTTTTCCTGTAAACGAAAAGTATGATGGTAAGCTTATTTATCACTATTTAGCTAATAAAACAATAGATGCTAGTATAAATGATAGTTTAGGAATTATTTTTAGACTTTTCTCAAATAGTTATTATAGTGAAAATATTAGACCTTATTTTCCTGTAAAAATCAACAAAACATTTTTGGCTTGGGGTATGGATCATAAAACAAAAGTTTTAAATAAAAAAGTAGATGACTTTATTAAAGAGTATAAACTTTCAAATGAATTTTCTAAAAAGTTAGAGTACTATACAGGTATGACACTAGAAAGTTATAATGATTTAGTTTCAAAAATAAAATAA